The Triticum aestivum cultivar Chinese Spring chromosome 3A, IWGSC CS RefSeq v2.1, whole genome shotgun sequence genome includes a region encoding these proteins:
- the LOC123060129 gene encoding E3 ubiquitin-protein ligase PRT6, whose protein sequence is MAGIDDGGAAAAAAAQLVQKLIICGVPEEQQHQEGLLMYLEERKDKVSEITAAILSAGTDLMESSKKDEDSSSSSNAYSESLLWLQWMMFRRNPDAMLHDMELSSEDNRAVCGTVWGQNGVAYRCRTCESDPTCVICVPCFQNGNHKDHDYSILETGGGCCDCGDATAWKPEGFCSRHKGAEQIKPLTEELASSVGPVLDELLLFWKERICVPHAKADDYCKRVAQELTVSVADMLLRFCACSESLLSFVCQRIHESPGLLDALMRAERILDKKVVIKLHELLLKLIAEPAFKYEFAKVFIQYYPVAFSEVIKGGNDYVLEEYPLIPAFSVQIFTVPALTTRLVREHNLLGTLLECLTALFLSCVGEDGRLQTSKWVNLYDASFRLLEDARYVLRHEEVSMYVASERPDLTSSWVKLLLLVQGMDPQKRVTSIHVEDENENLSAPFVLGHYLGVIQSLLMTGVFSSLGQQESTSVTICSTTIKGIESVENRRLAKVGRVSQENSVFNLSTRESSLNRELLAPAACLIRQCLKAIGSWLEQIGEVSVKVNEGSQLDNVSDYYEVIGPPIQESDNMLLIGQGGMPQVGNITGKGKMQETSSAPDVQLHTENAIAATLTGGNLLYAHPDSGTDEQQGILSKTGWHHVVSDVSSQETSFHIPLHRMLSLLLREAMKKCSGEDAKTEECSVVRSNEFFSQVLGGCEPHGFASVVMEHPLRVRVFCAQVRAGMWRKNGDAPTLSAEWYRSVQWFEQGLESDLFLLQCCGALSSPEFFVRTIQERFGLSDYTSLDLTQQNEYEPVLIQEMLTLIVQLVKERRFCGCSTADNLKRELIYKLAVGDATHSQIVRSLPRDLSSSEQLQDVLDSVAVYPDPSGKKKGKYVLREAFWKELDLYHPRWSSRELQVAKERYCRFCKVSTLGAQLPQWTNVLSPLRSISKIATSKAVLQIVRAVLFYAVYTDASSVSRAPNNVLVTGLHLLSLALDICESESQISADQYGMDIVQHDDESWVVLSSDEKEAFPILTYSTELVSPETDKLKKDSMLTLLVSLMHKEKNDSTFSGCNIPSLVETLLKRFAKLSKQCMSAVRQLAPQVLPSIPDHASAKQNLGSPDSTGKHQCEAAIMAKMGAEQSKPAESMKSSGNEWHDVPTFEPDAPKSTAVETRPVCSLCQDSDSKSPLCCLIRLQSAMETMMAETVEDGQTPRSVAEFASKVLSHVSSTSSLKLPAVQVLEDKLEAERRGASALREEIGALKKQAERVDAVIAKTQQEMKEVRKKQAETDQILQLLLRRSQGNPTS, encoded by the exons ATGGCCGGGATCGACGACGgcggggccgccgccgccgccgccgcgcagctgGTGCAG AAGCTGATAATATGTGGAGTTCCAGAAGAGCAGCAACATCAAGAAGGCTTGCTCATGTATTTGGAGGAGCGCAAGGATAAGGTTTCCGAGATCACGGCGGCCATCTTGTCAGCAGGTACTGATTTAATGGAGTCATCAAAGAAGGATgaagacagcagcagcagcagcaatgctTACAGTGAGAGCCTGTTGTGGTTGCAGTGGATGATGTTCCGCAGAAACCCAGATGCAATGCTTCATGACATGGAGCTTAGCTCTGAGGATAACCGTGCTGTCTGCGGGACTGTCTGGGGGCAGAATGGCGTTGCTTACCGCTGCCGGACCTGCGAAAGTGACCCCACATGCGTGATTTGTGTTCCGTGCTTCCAGAATGGTAATCACAAGGATCATGATTACTCCATCCTTGAAACAGGTGGTGGGTGTTGTGATTGTGGGGATGCTACTGCTTGGAAGCCTGAAGGGTTCTGCTCGAGGCATAAGGGGGCCGAACAAATTAAGCCTCTTACCGAGGAGCTTGCGAGTTCCGTAGGGCCTGTGTTGGACGAGCTGTTGCTGTTCTGGAAGGAGAGGATATGCGTGCCTCATGCAAAGGCTGATGATTATTGCAAGAGGGTTGCCCAAGAGTTGACGGTTTCTGTCGCTGACATGCTGCTTCGCTTCTGCGCATGTAGTGAAAGCCTTCTAAGTTTTGTGTGCCAAAGGATCCATGAGTCCCCTGGTCTCTTGGATGCATTGATGAGGGCAGAGAGGATACTGGACAAGAAAGTTGTGATCAAATTGCATGAGTTGCTTTTGAAGCTTATCGCTGAACCGGCTTTTAAGTATGAGTTTGCCAAAGTTTTCATACAGTACTACCCTGTTGCATTTTCTGAAGTTATTAAAGGGGGCAACGACTATGTGCTGGAGGAGTATCCACTGATACCAGCCTTTTCTGTCCAAATATTTACTGTGCCTGCGCTGACTACAAGGCTTGTGCGCGAGCACAATTTGTTGGGTACTCTCCTTGAATGTTTGACAGCTCTGTTTCTTTCTTGCGTTGGTGAGGATGGTCGTTTACAG ACGAGCAAATGGGTAAATTTGTATGATGCTTCTTTTAGATTATTGGAAGATGCGCGCTATGTCCTGAGACATGAGGAGGTTTCCATGTATGTTGCTTCTGAGAGGCCTGACCTGACAAGTTCATGGGTTAAGCTGTTGTTACTTGTGCAAGGAATGGATCCTCAGAAGAGAGTGACGAGTATTCATGTTGAAGATGAGAATGAGAATCTGTCTGCGCCTTTCGTGCTAGGTCACTATCTTGGGGTCATTCAGAGTCTTTTGATGACGGGAGTATTTTCTTCTCTTGGGCAACAAGAGTCAACAAGTGTTACCATATGCTCCACTACGATAAAAGGCATCGAAAGTGTTGAGAACCGGCGGCTTGCAAAAGTTGGAAGGGTCTCCCAGGAGAACTCGGTATTCAATTTGAGTACCAGAGAGAGTTCTTTGAACAGGGAATTACTGGCCCCTGCTGCCTGTTTAATTCGTCAGTGCTTGAAAGCTATTGGTAGCTGGCTGGAACAGATTGGTGAGGTGAGCGTGAAGGTAAATGAAGGATCCCAACTAGATAATGTTTCAGATTATTATGAAGTGATTGGTCCTCCTATTCAAGAGTCCGACAACATGTTGCTGATAGGTCAAGGGGGGATGCCTCAAGTTGGTAACATCACAGGAAAGGGAAAGATGCAAGAAACTAGCAGTGCACCGGATGTACAGTTGCACACTGAAAATGCCATTGCCGCTACTCTGACTGGTGGCAACCTTCTATATGCTCACCCAGATTCAGGAACTGATGAACAACAAGGTATACTCAGCAAGACAGGCTGGCATCATGTTGTCTCTGATGTCAGTTCACAAGAAACGTCTTTTCATATCCCTTTACACCGTATGCTTTCATTACTATTGCGGGAAGCAATGAAGAAATGTTCCGGAGAGGATGCCAAAACAGAGGAATGTTCGGTTGTGCGGTCCAATGAGTTCTTCTCTCAGGTACTTGGAGGTTGTGAGCCTCATGGGTTTGCTTCAGTTGTGATGGAGCATCCATTAAGAGTTAGAGTGTTTTGCGCACAAGTGCGTGCCGGAATGTGGCGTAAGAATGGTGATGCACCTACACTAAGTGCTGAGTGGTACCGCTCTGTGCAATG GTTTGAACAGGGCTTGGAGTCGGATTTGTTTCTGCTTCAATGCTGTGGTGCATTATCTTCTCCAGAGTTCTTTGTGAGGACCATTCAAGAAAGATTTGGTCTGTCAGATTATACATCTCTGGATCTCACTCAACAGAATGA GTATGAGCCGGTTCTTATACAAGAAATGCTAACCTTGATTGTGCAACTAGTCAAAGAACGCAGATTTTGTGGGTGTTCCACAGCAGACAACTTGAAGAGAGAATTGATTTATAAATTGGCTGTTGGAGATGCCACCCATAGCCAGATTGTGAGGTCTCTTCCCCGTGACCTTTCGTCAAGCGAACAACTTCAAGATGTTCTAGATTCAGTCGCAGTTTATCCTGATCCATCTGGAAAGAAAAAG GGCAAGTATGTGCTTCGCGAAGCATTCTGGAAGGAATTGGACTTGTATCACCCGCGTTGGAGTTCCAGGGAATTACAGGTTGCTAAGGAGAGATATTGCCGTTTTTGCAAAGTTTCTACTCTTGGCGCTCAACTACCTCAATGGACTAATGTTCTTAGCCCTCTGCGGAGTATTTCTAAGATTGCCACCTCCAAAGCTGTCCTTCAAATTGTTCGTGCTGTTCTCTTTTATGCTGTTTACACCGACGCATCATCAGTATCACGTGCCCCTAACAATGTTCTTGTGACTGGTCTGCACCTGCTTTCGTTGGCACTTGACATATGTGAATCAGAGAGTCAAATTTCGGCGGACCAGTACGGGATGGACATAGTGCAGCATGATGATGAATCGTGGGTTGTTCTGTCATCGGATGAAAAAGAGGCTTTTCCCATATTGACCTACTCTACAGAACTAGTCTCCCCAGAGACTGACAAACTAAAGAAGGATAGCATGCTAACCTTGCTTGTTTCACTGATGCACAAGGAAAAGAATGACAGCACCTTTTCTGGATGCAATATTCCTTCTCTAGTTGAGACCTTGTTAAAGAGATTTGCCAAGTTAAGTAAGCAGTGCATGTCTGCAGTAAGACAACTGGCACCACAAGTACTCCCATCCATTCCAGATCATGCCAGCGCCAAACAGAATTTAGGATCTCCAGATTCGACGGGAAAACACCAATGCGAAGCTGCAATCATG GCAAAAATGGGAGCAGAGCAGTCAAAACCTGCTGAAAGTATGAAGTCCTCAGGAAATGAATGGCATGACGTTCCAACATTTGAGCCAGATGCGCCCAAATCAACTGCCGTTGAGACGCGGCCAGTTTGCTCTCTGTGCCAGGATTCGGATTCCAAAAGTCCACTCTGCTGTTTGATTCGTCTTCAG AGTGCCATGGAAACTATGATGGCAGAGACTGTTGAAGATGGTCAGACACCAAGATCAGTTGCAGAGTTTGCTTCCAAGGTACTCTCCCATGTCAGTTCCACAAGCTCGCTGAAGTTGCCGGCTGTTCAAGTTCTTGAGGATAAACTCGAGGCGGAAAGACGGGGTGCATCTGCACTCCGGGAAGAAATCGGTGCCCTGAAGAAGCAAGCAGAAAGGGTTGATGCGGTCATCGCCAAAACCCAACAGGAGATGAAGGAAGTCAGGAAGAAGCAAGCCGAGACTGACCAGATTCTTCAGCTTCTGTTACGCAGATCTCAGGGTAACCCCACTTCTTAG